One Caretta caretta isolate rCarCar2 chromosome 24, rCarCar1.hap1, whole genome shotgun sequence genomic region harbors:
- the LOC125625833 gene encoding uncharacterized protein LOC125625833 isoform X1 gives MASGQWQALAQQFQVICPPGEAPGAGSPGALRGQVSCGHWVSTAGLRGWVRALLDQGVTSFRCPCCPDTSWLWQELCKLGLFSDEDQAMLEAQILTQDGARGSYCQCPRSQHLVQRLDPDTLRTPCSQRAGGLYCFCWGCRMDWKDPLPQGKSCSNPQCPLQVVLYDAPEIQAPGSSVHGCPSLQACPQCHTLVRHTGLGCPLVVCPECCMEFCYRCLRDHLGDDTDETEWEHGEDEGLDYDNYWEASCSIAGRQELKGSP, from the exons ATGGCGTCGGGGCAGTGGCAGGCGCTGGCCCAGCAGTTCCAGGTGATCTGCCCCCCCGGGGAGGCCCCAG gtgCGGGGTCCCCCGGGGCGCTCCGAGGCCAGGTGTCCTGTGGGCACTGGGTGAGCACGGCCGGGCTACGGGGATGGGTGCGGGCGCTGCTGGACCAG GGCGTCACCTCATTCCGCTGCCCCTGCTGCCCGGATACCTCTTGGCTCTGGCAGGAGCTGTGCAAACTTGGGCTTTTCTCAGATGAGGACCAGGCCATGCTGGAGGCCCAAATCCTGACACAGGATGGGGCCAGGGGCAGCTACTGCCAG TGCCCGCGCAGCCAGCACCTCGTCCAGCGTCTGGATCCCGATACCTTGcgcaccccctgctcccagcggGCCGGGGGGCTGTACTGTTTCTGTTGGGGCTGCCGCATGGACTGGAAGGACCCCTTGCCCCAGGGAAAATCCTGCTCCAATCCCCAGTGCCCCctacaggtggtgctgtatgaTGCCCCGGAGATCCAGGCCCCGGGATCGTCTGTCCATGGCTGCCCCTCGCTGCAGGCCTGTCCCCAGTGCCACACCCTGGTGAGACACACTGGGCTAGGCTGCCCCCTGGTGGTGTGCCCGGAGTGCTGCATGGAGTTCTGCTACCGCTGCCTGAGAGACCATCTCGGGGACGACACTGATGAGACGGAGTGGGAGCATGGCGAGGATGAAGGCCTGGATTACGATAATTACTGGGAGGCCAGCTGCAGTATCGCCgggaggcaggagctgaaggGGTCCCCCTAG
- the LOC125625833 gene encoding uncharacterized protein LOC125625833 isoform X2, which yields MASGQWQALAQQFQVICPPGEAPGAGSPGALRGQVSCGHWGVTSFRCPCCPDTSWLWQELCKLGLFSDEDQAMLEAQILTQDGARGSYCQCPRSQHLVQRLDPDTLRTPCSQRAGGLYCFCWGCRMDWKDPLPQGKSCSNPQCPLQVVLYDAPEIQAPGSSVHGCPSLQACPQCHTLVRHTGLGCPLVVCPECCMEFCYRCLRDHLGDDTDETEWEHGEDEGLDYDNYWEASCSIAGRQELKGSP from the exons ATGGCGTCGGGGCAGTGGCAGGCGCTGGCCCAGCAGTTCCAGGTGATCTGCCCCCCCGGGGAGGCCCCAG gtgCGGGGTCCCCCGGGGCGCTCCGAGGCCAGGTGTCCTGTGGGCACTGG GGCGTCACCTCATTCCGCTGCCCCTGCTGCCCGGATACCTCTTGGCTCTGGCAGGAGCTGTGCAAACTTGGGCTTTTCTCAGATGAGGACCAGGCCATGCTGGAGGCCCAAATCCTGACACAGGATGGGGCCAGGGGCAGCTACTGCCAG TGCCCGCGCAGCCAGCACCTCGTCCAGCGTCTGGATCCCGATACCTTGcgcaccccctgctcccagcggGCCGGGGGGCTGTACTGTTTCTGTTGGGGCTGCCGCATGGACTGGAAGGACCCCTTGCCCCAGGGAAAATCCTGCTCCAATCCCCAGTGCCCCctacaggtggtgctgtatgaTGCCCCGGAGATCCAGGCCCCGGGATCGTCTGTCCATGGCTGCCCCTCGCTGCAGGCCTGTCCCCAGTGCCACACCCTGGTGAGACACACTGGGCTAGGCTGCCCCCTGGTGGTGTGCCCGGAGTGCTGCATGGAGTTCTGCTACCGCTGCCTGAGAGACCATCTCGGGGACGACACTGATGAGACGGAGTGGGAGCATGGCGAGGATGAAGGCCTGGATTACGATAATTACTGGGAGGCCAGCTGCAGTATCGCCgggaggcaggagctgaaggGGTCCCCCTAG